The window TAGCTAACTTCGGCTTAATCGTAAGTTTACTGGGCCGCTTAATCGTAAGTTTACTGGGCCGGAGACACCAGTCACCTTAGAGCACTGATCACACGCATGAACACAATgatttcagagaaaaaaaaccttTCAGTACAGGCAAGATTTCAGAGAAGCTTGTGTATCAGATACAAACTGTCATACTCTGGACCATATCTTCTCCGGTCGAGAGGATAGCTATGTAGGAGTAACTCCAAAATCAAGATGCAATAGTCTACAGAAAGAACAGTCCAACGAAGGATTACAATCTTTTTCTTTAACAATTGGCATTTTCTAGTGCTCTGAGCTGTATCTTTTATGCGTTATTGCATTTCCTGTTGGCCATGAACAAAAGCAACAACACTCaaaagtacaaaaaaaaaaaaaagagttcagTGATAACACACAGGAGAACAAGGCCAGACATAACAAGACAGGAAAACAATGTTACTTCTCAATGAAAATAACCAAGCACTTGCCCGCCCACATTCTGCTTAATTGCTTCCTCATGATCCAGTACACCATTTGGAGTTGTGATCACGACATAGCCCCACTGCATGACAAACAGCGCACTGAGTCAGCAATAATACACTATGTAAAATAAGGGGTGTAGAAGTGATAATGAATTGAGTTACGACGATAACTCAATCACAAAAACGCTAGGTAACACCAATTAGTTGCTTAATATTAATGAAAGTGGGCaaaaaaaaccatgtttttgcgAGAAATCAAATTTGCCAATGTGGCCTATCACCCTGAAGGGATAGCCAATGGTCCATGGATCTTATCATTTGCTTTGTTTTCTGAAAGGGACTTTGCATCAGTGACACTTAACAAACATGCTAGTTATAATTCTTCTCATCATCCATATTCTATCAATTCAGCtccttaaaaatatttttcaaaatgGATTTTACACTGCCATGTTGAAAGAGTTTGCTGTGTCAGAAAATAATTGCAACAAAGAAGATACAGTACGATCGTGTTAACTACAAACATCAATTATGAAGTTTTCTAAGGAATTAAATGTTCATGATACTAAGATATTGTAGGCTACTGTCTGATCTAGTTAAATATTTTGTTGCTCCTATACATGATTTACTTTACATGATTGACATTACATACATTCCGTTACTTTCAACAAGAGAGTACATAAAATATCTAGCATTTAAAACCAAGAACTTATAGGAACTTCAGCTTCTTAATTCTCCAAGACACTATTTGCAGTGTAAAAAAGGATAAGAAGAATAGTCCAACAACTAACTAAATATTTCAATGGTCACAAATTAGTAGATGGAATACCTGCCGTGTTGGAAGCATCCGAACTCTGTATTGTTCTATTTCCTTGGCTCTAATATCCTGCCTATAAGTAAGAGCCTTACAATCTTTAATCCTTCCATGAAGCTCTACATTGATTTTTCCAACTCTATGGGGATCGATGACCTCAAACTTTTTAATGTACCCTGTAAAATATTAAAAGCCCAAATGTCAGAAAAAAACTAGACAGGCAACATATGTGGGCTAAACAAATGGAGGGCACCGAGCAATATCAGAatatttccttttgtttttcgcATGAAGAAGCCAAAATACAAGGAGAAAACAGGCGAGTCAGTATGCCAAGTATCATTTTGTTTTCCTTGGGTCTGTTATCGGTTTATTGCGGTGCATAATTTCAAGTGACCGGTGCAATGCAAACACTCTTGTGTTAGATGAAATGGGTATAAGAAGCTCAAGCACAGAACGATCTAGGGAATAGCAAACAAATGCCCGACCTGACCTGACCGATTGAAGAGATAAAAGGATAGTAGGATATAGCAAAGCCTAAACATCAAGCTACCAATAAAACAAAAATCTAGCATCTTAAGAATATGCACACTCGCCTTCATTTTCCGATAGCAATCCACAGTTTCCCACAATAAGAAATGACAATGCTAACTCTAACTCATCACATTTCGTCCATCCAGATGACGCAAATATAAGACACAAAAACAAGTCAATTATCTAATCTAGCCGTCTAGGTACCGAAAGATCCCAAAAATCGTTCTTAGCATGACCATCTCACTTCGTGTTCGTTTCTGTAGTTTCCTCCGTAAAACCCAAAACCCCCAAAAGTAAAGCATCATCCCTCACAACTAATCCAAACATTTGCTATGCTCGGTGGGTGGGATTACTTGAGTAAAGACTAGTAAATCGCACATTGAACCCAACAGACTCCTCCCCCGCCCCCACATGAATGAAACCCTCGTGTTCGACAGTAGTAGAACAgctcaagcagcagcagcagcaagcagtgCAGACTACGCGGGCGGAAGCAGTAGGGGCGCTCCGAAATGAAGAGGAAGCCCACCTCGGTGCTTCATGATGTTGAGGAAGGAGACCATGACGCCGGAGATGGGCTGCAGcagcgccgtcgccttcccccTCCGCTCCGCGTTCACCATCGTCCGCAGCGCGTCGTTCAGGATCCGCCGccccatcctctctctcctcgcctcgccgccgccgccgccgccgccgccggagcagatGGAGTTCTGCACCCGCAGCAAGGgcaacgcacgcacgcacacggCCGCACGAGTCGCGGGCTGGAAAGGAGGTGTTATTCGGCCTAATGGGCCTTGGGCCTTTGGGGTTACAGATGAGCCTTCTAGGGTTGCTGGTGGGCTTTGTGTTTTCTTTGTTTGGACCTTCGGTTAtcttgtacttcctccgtcgtAGAAAAAGATTAATTTCCGATTATAATGAAAAACATGGTATATATCCGAAATTCGTAGTTTGTATTTTCCTTTTTCGAAAGCGTTGCATGTAGTGAGTGATTTTTGATTTTTGATATTCACAGGTGGAACTCATAATGCGTCTCGTTCTTAGAAACAATCTCGGTCTAAGATGGAAAAATTGCCACTCTCAAACTCGTTTGAGGTTAGTCAATCTCGAGGTCACATGTAGGGATAAAGTGGACAATCCCATAAACCGTATAAAAATTCGTttactagtttatttttttatatggtagtataaattttagagaaaaagaattaaataaaaaatgggATAAGCGGGATAAAAAATCTTGCTTGCCCGTGCCGCTTGCATCCCTAATCACATGTGTTGACAGAAGCACGATTGCTTAGGGTAGCTCCACGGATTGCACTTGATAGAGTTAACTGAGTATCATTCTCGGTTCAAGCCATCAATCAATAGTGATAACTACGCTCCAAGCTGATCAGTTCATTTAAAAATGAAGATCACTTTCAATGCTTGAACTCTACCTCTTAACTGCCTGAAAAGTCCCCATTTTTTCTCTCATCCCCctagatctcctcctcccatTCATTTTGTAGTTTCTCTAAATTTTCTCCACTAAAAAAAGGAAGCATGCATATTATGGGTTCTCCCAAGATACAATACTATGGCAATCGCTATTGGTTGATGGCTTGAACCATGGTAAGAGAATGTAAATGTTTTGGTAATGCAAACGTAAATGTTTTCCCATCACTCTGTGAATGGAAACAGAACAAGCGTTACCGTGCTTTGTTTGGATTCGAGCAGAAGATCACTTACCGTAATGTTTTCCGAAAACACTTGATATCGGACGGTAACGAGTTTGTATTGGGTCCATATCGCTTCCCATGGTACCCGATCCCGTCGTATGCAAAGCAAGGCCCGGTCCTGCCAATTTAGTGGCCCGGAGCGAAGCTAGAAAGATGAGCCCTTTAATACAACTCTGATAATATAATGATGTTTCTAATAAATGCAAACAAGTTATATATCTTTCTCCTGTGCTTTCTAAATCTAAGTTCATATGGTCTATGGACTTCTATATCTATAGCATACATATATGTTGTGAGGCTCCTTAACTTCGAGGGCCTAGTGCGATGGCATAGCTCGACCCCCCTAGGGCTGGGCCTTAAGCAAACACATAATAACTTGATCAGATTGCAGTGCGAATAGATTGTGGAAGAAAACTCTCCAACCAAACAGCACCTGAGTAAAACCTTTTGCGCGAAGTAAGGTCGAACACATAAGGCATTGCTACGATTGCGTAACCTAGCTTATTCCATAAAGGTGCTTGCCTTTTAGCGAAAACAACTAGTACATACACATGACATAGCAAAATCATGCTCTCTCACCAATGTTAACAATTATTTTTGGAGGGAAGATCATCACCAATGTTAATATCAACATATCTTAACACTGAAAGGGACCTAACACACACAGTACACCGGCCTGGTTGAAAGTTCGAAGGATGCTGTTCCAGCTACCAACTACTATACCTCGCATTGGGTGACATGAATATACATCTCTACAAGGCACAAGGTGATTACTAGCTCACAAGGTGATCATCATCATTCTGTCCCATCATGCCTGTTTTCTCTCTAGCCATCTTGTGGAATGCTCTTTATTTCACTGTCAGGCCGTCCTTTTCCCccacaaaaagaaaataatgctGGTGGCTCCACCTTTTGTCATCACTGATCAGCTCTGGTTTCTGTTTTATTTTGAGCTTTTGATAATTGAGTAGGTGCACCCTATGATGGCTGGTTTCTGGGACATGCCAAATTTTGCATGCCTCATCATTATTCACCTCTTTTGGTCATTAAATTAGTCCTCCTCTGTGGTAAAAGAAAAACTACTCCCATATGTCTGTCTTATGTGCATTATTATCAGGAAGAGAATATGGAAAGGTTGTTCTTGATAAGTACTCTCCTCATTCctaaatataagaacctaatacTCGATGGGATTGTCTATATTTGCAGTATTATGATATGTCCCATCTAATATTATGTTTTTTATATCTTGGGACGAAGAAAATACTAGGTAAGGAGAAACTTTTGACTCTAACCATATATGTGTGACCTGCGACCACACAATATTGTTACCATCAGGAAAAAATTAGTATCATGTATATATGGAGAACATTAATTTATATGAATACATCTTCCCTATGTCTACTCTTTGCTAGGAATGACCATTTCAACTTATCTATTGCCAAAGTGCAATCATCCTTAAGTCCAAGCAACCCATCGAATATCAGAAAACCCAACAACAAAGAAACATATTGATTAAGTATTAACATTGCTAATGGGACTCAAAACTGTGGCAATAAACTGCACATATCTATATAGCCATTGGCGGACGCGgctttaaaatatagatggggCGGAGAACGGAGATTTTCACTCGATAAGAGCAATCGAACACAACACATATCATATTAACAGTCCATTCACATAACTGCCTCAATCTATTAGGTGTTCACATCTTGTTATACCTAATTTTGATGGCCCATGACTATTATAAGGAGGTAAAGGGGTCTTGAGGGTGTGGGGCGACACGAGTCATAGCTGAGTCGGTCCACCACTCTGCCTAATGGGTGGATCCGCCCCTGTATATAGCCCCCTTTATCTGACGCAGTTAAGCTGTTAAAACTGCCTATGCACACGAAAATTAAAGTAGTGTGCTAAAAATTTGCATATCCACTTCCACTAAGGCAGAAGTAATAAACAATGACTCTCCCTAATTAATTTATCAAGCTAGCACTCTACATTAATTATAGCCAGTTGCAATTGGCCACATACTTTGTTTAAAACTGCATCCTCTTTGGAAGCAATTCCTTTTGTTGTTCTTGACACACTAGCTAACAATCTTCACTTGGCATACCAAAATGATAATGCTTGATTTGAATAATTAAGCTAAGCCAGATTAAGACTGCGACACTGAAGTGCAAAGCAATGGCAAACCGGTCATTACACGGTTTTTGCCGACAATAGTTATTACCGATTGTAGTTAATTAATTGGTCATGTGAATAAATAATTCTTCGACACAGTGATACATAGGAATCCAAAGATTGAAatcaaaaagaagaagaagaagaagcaggtgATCATTCCATAAACTGGTGTTATCTGTTGGCGATTAATTAAGCATAATCAGGGGCCTGATGGATGATTACTGGTTGTGCTTttaccttattttttttaagtttgtctTCTCAGCAAGAGCCTTTTCGGCCACCACACGCAACAAAGCATTCACAGGTAGCTAGGCCTCGCCGGTCGGCAACGCAAAGAGTCACAAATTAAATTCCCTTTTAGCTCAGACAGAGTAATACAGTAATTTCAAAAGAGCTGAATAGTATTActctgatttcttttttttttaaaaaaataaagacagTAGAAGATCTAGTTTTTACATACCTCTAGCGACCTCTGCATCTGAGATGCACAAATTCATAGTTATACTAAAATTGATCAGACTATAACAAGTATGCCCTAGGAAATTGAAATTAATGTTGCTTTTTAAAGGTGTACAATACTCTTAACATAACGATTTTATGGGCTTCATATATTGGAATACACAATTGGAAATAAAAATGCACGAATAGAATATCATGGTTGTGGAATAATATAGGGAATGAATTCAtattaatttctaaaaaatagAGTTTAGTAATATCAAAGATAAATCATATGAACTTCAAGATAATGAAGGAGATAAAACATGAGGTAAGACCTCATGCTACCTTTCAATAAAAATATCTTATGGAATAGTTCCATCCTTGGAATTGAAAAGAGAACTCAAATGAAATCTGAAGGATTTCCATAAGAATTACTTTAGTTCCTGGAGAACCAAAACAATTTCTCAAGTTTCAAAGAAGacataatcttttttttctatttttcttggtTCCAAAGAAGGCATATAGGTATTCCTCTTACAAATTGCTATGTCAATCATTGATTTCCTTAAGGGCTTATTCGGTTTAGAgaggattggaggggattgagggtgaataattccacaccacaataggtgtggaataaatcccctccaatccctctATCACAGGGATTAACCGAATAAGACCTAAACTGGGCCCGCACCCAAATGACATGTAGAAAATGTCTTCTCGTGGCAATGGCTAGATGAAGCTTACCACATGCCACTACTCATCCACAACACCGAAATTTTTGTGCGGTTCTATGTAGATGTGAGTTCAAAGAGTGCACTTGACTTCAGTGCTGCGTATGAATGTGCTTGTTCAttaggaaaaataaaatatgctaGAAAATCATACAAAGTATCATGTGGCTAGTTTCTACCTCATTATCGCAATTGTTATACACTTCTGTCTTTTTCATCTTTTCCTTTTGAACCCTCCATGCATTGGCCCATTTCTTTGTACTCTCTGTCTTTTTGTACTCAACACATACTTCGGTCCCCAGCTCATTGCTACCAGTGGCAATGTAGCATGACAAATCTTGGGGTCTCAGGTTCATAACACAATGGAGGAATTTTCAACCTTTTCTGCTACCCCCCCTTCacataaaaagaaacaaaaacaaaaggaacaGTTACTTTTTCCCCTTCTCATCCAAGTATATATGTACCAATCAACTTTTGCAATATTGAAAACATCAATTATTTCGGTATATTGAACCTAATTATGTCTAAAAATACACGAGGGCACTTATTTAGGAAGAGACCTTACTACTTATTTCATAATTTTCCTTTTTCACAAGAGTGCTGGAATATCATTTGTCTCACAAGAAGAAATATTTCAGTCCAAGAAGCTATAGAGGATTTGCAAAGAAAGTAACATGCATAACCCTTTTTTATATGGAGATCATCATTTTAATGGCATGGAGCATTTAGACCTCAAGGAACAACAAGATATTCAGAAACACAACCCCTTCGACTCAAGTTTGCAAAGATATATAAGTTCAGAATAGAGTTTGCCTTGGTcacccatatatattttttagagaaggttttttttttacccagcCTCTATATCCAATCGAATATAtgcagcattttttttaaaaaccggAACTTAGCTATTCCCCTTCCTTCCCATTCCAAATCTCATGTATAAAAGACGCTCCTTGACCAATCTTTACCTACTTAAAACATTGGTAGAGTTTTTGTCTTCCATCAATCGAATAATCATGATCCTTCATCCAATAGATCTAACAGCAAGATCCCTACTCCTCGACTCCTGCCCCTCGCTTTCCGTCTCCGCCCCCCGCTTCTTCAGTTAGTTGATGAGCATAAAAGAAGCCATATCGGAcatggagagagaaagaggagaactGATTTGTTGATGATCGGACTCCAATCACCCTAAACAAAATCAGTATTACCAAAGGAAAAGGAAGAGATTGATCGATTAATTTCATAGGTTGAGTTGATTTGAACGCGATGGGCCGAGGTCCTGCAACGTGCGGTGGCAAGAGAGCTCTTGGTTGGTGCCGACTGCTTTGTGAGGAGGCAATTGAGGGGAGGTCCGGCAGCGGATTCCTATATTGTCGATGGATCTTATCGATGTTTTGCATCTTTACAATGATAAGCTATCTAatgtgattattattattattgttgtaaAAACCTGAGATAATATGTGgtttaatatatttgtcttcacccattgcaacgcgCAGGTATTCTTGCTAGTCGAGTGTACGGAAGAAGAGAACAAAAATATTAAACCAAGTTCACCATATCGTATCCTGTTGCAACGCACCCAGCAGCTAGTTTCTTGGAAAAAGGTAAGTGGGTCCGGTGCAATTGTGCAAATCCCCCTCCCTCTGTCCCTCACCGGTGTGTGGCCTCGCTTCCCATTGGCTCCGGCGCCCTCGATTCGTACGGTGAACGGCAAGGCACACCGCGGCTTAAACACA of the Oryza sativa Japonica Group chromosome 2, ASM3414082v1 genome contains:
- the LOC4328914 gene encoding 40S ribosomal protein S15a-5 translates to MGRRILNDALRTMVNAERRGKATALLQPISGVMVSFLNIMKHRGYIKKFEVIDPHRVGKINVELHGRIKDCKALTYRQDIRAKEIEQYRVRMLPTRQWGYVVITTPNGVLDHEEAIKQNVGGQVLGYFH